A genomic region of Magnolia sinica isolate HGM2019 chromosome 6, MsV1, whole genome shotgun sequence contains the following coding sequences:
- the LOC131249845 gene encoding uncharacterized protein LOC131249845 isoform X1, with the protein MAHTPQNGPQPSIPLHMDGFVAGNTVHVEGDAGNIHFSGQFDIHQQRNTLSDAYIYGAGSPEVLHPESHLLSLARVFSSITQKTHEVNDPIMTTKSPPSTPPGNPNPQPIEFPDLDRMDVDHTPENRQIPAHECYKSSDVTTMTTRLRSGAISPVTYFPRAARAHVCESCDNARGSSSKSKWRKRGRSNEMEGGDLVERVLRRHSFPTRPCNSYTFFVMSKWRVAHSSSFQETSRRLSDMWRRIPDKEKNEFVEMALKDNERYKKQCMMLRSKGETEPSMGRA; encoded by the exons ATGGCCCACACTCCCCAAAATGGCCCACAGCCCTCCATTCCCTTACACATGGACGGATTCGTTGCCGGGAACACAGTCCACGTCGAAGGCGATGCCGGAAACATACACTTCTCCGGCCAATTCGACATACACCAACAACGAAACACCCTCTCTGATGCTTACATCTACGGTGCGGGCTCGCCGGAAGTTCTACACCCAGAAAGTCATTTGCTTTCActtgcaagggtattttcgtccatCACCCAAAAAACCCATGAAGTAAATGACCCAATCATGACCACAAAATCCCCACCGTCAACTCCTCCAGGGAACCCAAATCCCCAACCCATAGAATTCCCTGATCTCGATCGTATGGATGTCGACCACACGCCGGAAAATCGTCAGATTCCGGCCCATGAGTGCTACAAAAGCTCTGATGTGACCACTATGACAACAAGGCTTAGGAGCGGGGCCATTTCTCCTGTTACGTACTTCCCACGTGCCGCACGTGCGCACGTGTGTGAGTCATGTGACAATGCACGTGGGAGTTCGAGTAAATCTAAatggagaaagagagggagaagcaACGAAATGGAGGGAGGAGATTTGGTAGAGAGAGTGCTTAGACGGCATAGCTTCCCTACGCGGCCATGCAATTCATATACGTTCTTTGTGATGTCCAAATGGAGGGTGGCCCACTCTTCTTCTTTCCAAGAAACAAGCCGGCGATTGAGTGATATGTGGCGGAGAATTCCAGATAAAGAGAAGAAC GAATTTGTTGAAATGGCTTTGAAAGATAATGAAAGATACAAGAAACAGTGTATGATGTTGAGGAGCAAAGGAGAAACAGAGCCATCAATGGGCCGGGCCTAA
- the LOC131249845 gene encoding uncharacterized protein LOC131249845 isoform X2: protein MAHTPQNGPQPSIPLHMDGFVAGNTVHVEGDAGNIHFSGQFDIHQQRNTLSDAYIYGAGSPEVLHPESHLLSLARVFSSITQKTHEVNDPIMTTKSPPSTPPGNPNPQPIEFPDLDRMDVDHTPENRQIPAHECYKSSDVTTMTTRLRSGAISPVTYFPRAARAHVCESCDNARGSSSKSKWRKRGRSNEMEGGDLVERVLRRHSFPTRPCNSYTFFVMSKWRVAHSSSFQETSRRLSDMWRRIPDKEKNVRIC, encoded by the exons ATGGCCCACACTCCCCAAAATGGCCCACAGCCCTCCATTCCCTTACACATGGACGGATTCGTTGCCGGGAACACAGTCCACGTCGAAGGCGATGCCGGAAACATACACTTCTCCGGCCAATTCGACATACACCAACAACGAAACACCCTCTCTGATGCTTACATCTACGGTGCGGGCTCGCCGGAAGTTCTACACCCAGAAAGTCATTTGCTTTCActtgcaagggtattttcgtccatCACCCAAAAAACCCATGAAGTAAATGACCCAATCATGACCACAAAATCCCCACCGTCAACTCCTCCAGGGAACCCAAATCCCCAACCCATAGAATTCCCTGATCTCGATCGTATGGATGTCGACCACACGCCGGAAAATCGTCAGATTCCGGCCCATGAGTGCTACAAAAGCTCTGATGTGACCACTATGACAACAAGGCTTAGGAGCGGGGCCATTTCTCCTGTTACGTACTTCCCACGTGCCGCACGTGCGCACGTGTGTGAGTCATGTGACAATGCACGTGGGAGTTCGAGTAAATCTAAatggagaaagagagggagaagcaACGAAATGGAGGGAGGAGATTTGGTAGAGAGAGTGCTTAGACGGCATAGCTTCCCTACGCGGCCATGCAATTCATATACGTTCTTTGTGATGTCCAAATGGAGGGTGGCCCACTCTTCTTCTTTCCAAGAAACAAGCCGGCGATTGAGTGATATGTGGCGGAGAATTCCAGATAAAGAGAAGAACGTAA GAATTTGTTGA